A region from the Pseudomonas promysalinigenes genome encodes:
- a CDS encoding RcnB family protein, giving the protein MQFKHLLPALLIASLPVVSFAAPSAEESVKAPETHNRELKVGDKAPDQYKRDENAITNWKAKGLPAPEKESHWVRMGDHYVLIQITNGVVLAIHPAS; this is encoded by the coding sequence ATGCAATTCAAACATCTTCTACCCGCCCTGTTGATTGCCAGCTTGCCCGTAGTGAGCTTTGCTGCCCCTTCGGCAGAAGAGAGCGTCAAGGCGCCTGAAACCCACAACCGCGAACTGAAGGTCGGAGATAAAGCGCCAGACCAGTACAAGCGCGATGAAAACGCCATCACCAACTGGAAAGCCAAAGGCCTGCCCGCTCCAGAGAAAGAAAGCCACTGGGTACGCATGGGTGACCATTACGTGCTGATCCAGATCACCAATGGCGTGGTGCTGGCGATCCACCCCGCTTCCTAA
- a CDS encoding phosphotransferase family protein has product MTLTDQSTQVRPGEEVDAAVIDPYLKSHIPGLEGTPRISQFPGGASNLTYLVSYPSREFVLRRPPFGQKAKSAHDMGREFRILNQLNSGFPYCPKAYAHCTDNSLIGSEFYVMERVEGVILRSDIPPELGLDAKRTEALCKSFIDRLVELHQVDYRACGLQDLGKPQGYVQRQIEGWTSRYEKAMTADAPRWEKVINWLQDKMPADHPRPGIVHNDYRFDNVILDANNPMRIIGVLDWEMATLGDPLMDLGNSLAYWIEAGDPAPVQLMRRQPSNAPGMLTRRQFVDYYAERAGIRLDNFDYYYCYGLFRLAGIVQQIYYRYHHGQTQDKRFAQFIHMNRLLEQMSLQVIGTSPL; this is encoded by the coding sequence ATGACCCTCACCGATCAGTCCACCCAGGTACGTCCCGGCGAAGAAGTCGACGCAGCGGTCATAGACCCTTATTTGAAAAGCCACATTCCGGGCCTTGAGGGTACACCACGCATCAGTCAGTTTCCTGGTGGTGCGTCCAACCTCACCTATTTGGTCAGTTACCCAAGCCGTGAATTCGTACTGCGCCGCCCCCCTTTCGGCCAAAAAGCCAAATCGGCCCACGATATGGGCCGCGAGTTTCGCATCCTCAACCAACTCAACAGCGGCTTCCCTTACTGCCCCAAGGCCTATGCCCACTGCACCGACAATTCGTTGATCGGCAGTGAGTTCTACGTCATGGAGCGGGTGGAAGGCGTAATTCTGCGTTCAGACATTCCCCCGGAGCTCGGGTTGGACGCCAAACGAACCGAAGCTTTGTGCAAAAGCTTCATCGATCGCTTGGTCGAGTTGCACCAGGTGGACTATCGCGCCTGTGGTCTGCAAGACCTGGGCAAGCCGCAAGGCTATGTACAACGCCAGATCGAAGGCTGGACCAGCCGCTACGAAAAAGCCATGACTGCGGATGCGCCTCGCTGGGAAAAGGTGATCAACTGGCTCCAGGATAAAATGCCTGCCGACCACCCACGTCCAGGCATCGTGCACAACGACTACCGCTTCGACAACGTGATCCTCGACGCCAATAACCCCATGCGCATCATCGGCGTGCTCGACTGGGAAATGGCTACCCTAGGCGACCCCCTGATGGATCTGGGCAACAGCTTGGCCTACTGGATCGAAGCCGGGGACCCTGCGCCTGTGCAACTGATGCGCCGCCAACCCAGCAACGCGCCCGGCATGCTCACTCGGCGCCAGTTCGTCGATTACTACGCTGAGCGCGCCGGTATCCGCCTGGACAATTTCGATTATTACTACTGCTATGGCCTGTTCCGCCTGGCCGGTATCGTTCAGCAAATCTATTACCGCTACCACCACGGCCAGACCCAGGACAAACGCTTCGCCCAGTTCATTCACATGAACCGGCTGCTGGAGCAGATGAGCCTGCAAGTCATCGGCACATCCCCACTTTGA
- a CDS encoding glycine zipper domain-containing protein, translating into MRLTLPSIALGLLLCQSAFAGDGTSAIGGGLGGVLGNVVGQQLGGRTGAAIGAGVGGAAGSAVAAKKSNRTQAAIGGGLGSAGGSLLGGAVGGSTGSTVGAGLGGAAGGALGNHLGDESGRKKHRHHRRH; encoded by the coding sequence ATGCGTCTGACTCTGCCTTCCATTGCCTTGGGCCTGCTGTTGTGCCAAAGCGCTTTCGCCGGTGACGGTACCAGCGCCATTGGCGGAGGCCTGGGCGGCGTTCTGGGCAACGTTGTCGGCCAGCAACTTGGCGGGCGCACCGGCGCAGCCATAGGCGCCGGTGTTGGCGGCGCTGCAGGGAGTGCTGTGGCTGCCAAGAAAAGCAATCGTACCCAAGCAGCAATAGGGGGCGGGCTCGGTTCGGCAGGCGGCTCGCTGCTGGGCGGGGCTGTCGGCGGCTCTACCGGCTCTACCGTCGGTGCGGGCCTTGGGGGTGCAGCCGGGGGAGCCCTGGGCAACCACTTGGGTGACGAGAGCGGCAGAAAAAAGCACCGCCATCACCGTCGTCACTGA
- a CDS encoding sulfite exporter TauE/SafE family protein: MMDIAVLSLFAFAAGLIDAAVGGGGLIQIPALFNVLPSAQPAALLGSNKLASVCGTAFAARSFIRKVTLDWGLIVPAALSAFVMSFAGAATVSLVPPSLMRPAVLVLIVLMAIYTFCKKDFGTLHKPAKIGRREQCLAVVIGGAIGFYDGLFGPGTGSFLIFLFIRFFALDFLHASASAKVVNIATNLAALVFFVPSGNVLYAIALPMAVCNILGALTGTWLAVRKGAGFVRVLFLVLLCVLIAKLSWDLLN; this comes from the coding sequence ATCATGGATATCGCCGTACTTTCCTTGTTCGCGTTCGCGGCCGGACTGATCGATGCTGCCGTCGGGGGTGGCGGGTTGATACAGATTCCGGCGCTGTTCAACGTACTGCCCTCAGCGCAACCTGCAGCTTTGCTGGGTAGCAACAAGCTGGCTTCGGTGTGCGGTACGGCCTTCGCCGCACGCTCATTCATCCGCAAGGTGACCTTGGACTGGGGCCTGATCGTGCCAGCGGCGCTGAGTGCCTTCGTTATGTCGTTCGCCGGGGCGGCTACGGTTTCGCTGGTGCCCCCCAGCTTGATGCGCCCTGCGGTGCTGGTACTGATCGTGCTGATGGCGATATACACGTTTTGCAAGAAGGACTTCGGCACTCTGCACAAGCCCGCGAAGATCGGCCGGCGTGAGCAGTGCCTGGCTGTAGTGATTGGCGGGGCGATTGGTTTTTACGACGGCCTGTTCGGGCCTGGCACGGGTAGTTTCCTGATCTTCCTGTTCATCCGTTTCTTCGCGCTTGATTTCCTGCACGCCTCGGCCTCGGCGAAGGTCGTCAACATCGCTACCAATCTGGCCGCTCTGGTATTTTTCGTGCCTTCGGGCAATGTTCTGTATGCCATTGCCCTGCCGATGGCAGTGTGCAACATCCTCGGCGCATTGACCGGTACCTGGTTGGCTGTGCGCAAAGGGGCAGGGTTCGTGCGGGTGTTGTTCCTGGTATTGCTGTGCGTGTTGATCGCCAAGCTGTCCTGGGACCTGCTGAACTGA
- a CDS encoding SCP2 sterol-binding domain-containing protein: MTSVADAVKKMQEKFNPSAAAGLDLVYGFNITDENKHYALIIKDGTCDLQEGENPDANCTLVMDSETLKGIVSGETDGMQAFMGGKLRVEGDMMLSMKLSELFPA, from the coding sequence ATGACCTCCGTAGCTGATGCCGTGAAAAAGATGCAAGAGAAGTTCAACCCGTCCGCTGCTGCCGGCCTGGACTTGGTGTACGGCTTCAACATCACTGACGAAAACAAGCACTACGCGCTGATCATCAAGGATGGCACGTGCGACCTGCAGGAAGGCGAGAACCCAGACGCCAATTGCACGCTGGTAATGGACAGCGAGACTCTCAAGGGGATCGTAAGCGGTGAAACGGACGGCATGCAGGCGTTCATGGGTGGCAAGCTGCGCGTTGAAGGCGACATGATGCTGTCGATGAAACTCAGCGAGCTGTTCCCTGCCTGA
- a CDS encoding SDR family oxidoreductase, translating to MPKTSLFDLDGKIAFVSGASRGIGEAIAHLLAQQGAHVIVSSRKLEGCQQVADAIIAAGGKATPIACHIGEMDQIQQVFAGIGEQFGRLDILVNNAATNPQFCNVLDTDPNAFQKTVDVNIRGYFFMSVEAGKLMRKHGGGSIINVASINGVTPGLFQGIYSVTKAAVINMTKVFAKECAQFGIRCNALLPGLTDTKFASALVKNDAILNTSLQQIPLKRVADPKEMAGAVLYLASDASSYTTGTALNVDGGFLS from the coding sequence ATGCCCAAGACTTCACTGTTCGACCTCGACGGCAAGATCGCCTTCGTCTCCGGTGCCAGCCGTGGTATCGGCGAAGCCATTGCCCATTTGCTGGCTCAGCAGGGTGCCCACGTGATCGTTTCCAGTCGCAAGCTGGAGGGCTGCCAGCAGGTGGCCGACGCCATTATCGCCGCAGGCGGGAAGGCAACCCCCATCGCTTGCCACATCGGTGAAATGGATCAGATACAGCAAGTGTTTGCCGGCATTGGCGAACAGTTCGGGCGACTGGATATTCTCGTCAACAATGCTGCGACCAACCCGCAGTTCTGCAACGTGCTCGACACGGACCCTAATGCGTTTCAAAAAACCGTCGATGTGAATATTCGTGGCTATTTCTTCATGTCGGTAGAAGCCGGCAAGCTGATGCGCAAGCACGGTGGTGGCAGCATCATCAACGTGGCCTCGATCAACGGCGTTACGCCCGGCTTGTTCCAGGGCATCTACTCGGTGACCAAGGCAGCAGTGATCAACATGACCAAAGTGTTTGCCAAGGAGTGCGCGCAATTTGGCATTCGCTGCAACGCCCTGCTGCCAGGGCTGACCGACACCAAGTTCGCCTCCGCGCTGGTGAAGAACGATGCCATCCTCAACACCTCACTGCAGCAGATTCCACTCAAGCGCGTTGCGGACCCCAAGGAAATGGCCGGGGCGGTGCTGTATTTGGCCAGCGACGCCTCCAGCTATACCACCGGCACTGCGCTGAATGTCGACGGGGGTTTCCTGTCCTGA
- a CDS encoding LysR family transcriptional regulator, giving the protein MALDMLREIQAFVSVAHKRSFVAAARALGRSPSAVTRAVQTLEDNSGCKLLNRNASAVTLTEAGERLLPHAERLLDVQRDAAEELAALSGSAEGWVRFAAPQLLGEHVLPGVLARFSQRHPRVTLDVHYSDAAMDPLQGKLDFVIRGAFPQSSELVGYPLWRYRRHLYASPTYVARAGMPEQPEQLQAHALILHTAPRILKAWHFCRDDQIISLRPHPRLRLGSGDAVYHSALAGAGIARLADWVAENQVKAGRLVRVCPDYRLTSSTGQDPQMHAVYPSGELPARVRELLHALRKAGEGAPDRKD; this is encoded by the coding sequence ATGGCATTGGACATGCTGCGCGAAATCCAGGCGTTCGTCAGTGTCGCGCACAAGCGTAGTTTCGTTGCAGCCGCACGTGCCTTAGGCCGCTCACCCAGCGCGGTGACTCGCGCTGTGCAAACCCTGGAGGATAACAGCGGGTGTAAGCTGCTCAACCGCAACGCTAGCGCCGTTACCCTCACCGAAGCCGGGGAGCGGTTACTGCCCCACGCAGAGCGCTTGCTGGATGTGCAACGCGATGCCGCAGAGGAATTGGCCGCCCTGAGCGGCAGCGCCGAGGGCTGGGTGCGCTTCGCCGCGCCCCAACTGCTGGGTGAGCACGTGTTGCCTGGCGTACTGGCCCGGTTCAGCCAGCGGCATCCGCGGGTGACCCTCGATGTGCACTACAGCGATGCGGCAATGGACCCGTTACAGGGCAAGTTAGACTTCGTGATCCGTGGCGCCTTCCCCCAATCGAGCGAACTGGTTGGCTACCCGTTATGGCGATACCGCCGCCATCTGTATGCCAGCCCCACCTATGTCGCGCGTGCTGGCATGCCCGAGCAACCGGAACAGTTGCAGGCGCACGCTTTGATCTTGCATACCGCACCACGCATCCTCAAAGCCTGGCACTTTTGCCGCGATGACCAGATCATCAGCCTGCGCCCTCACCCGCGTCTGCGTTTGGGGTCCGGTGACGCGGTCTACCACAGCGCATTGGCCGGCGCCGGCATTGCACGCCTGGCAGACTGGGTGGCAGAAAACCAGGTCAAAGCTGGCCGCCTGGTGCGGGTATGCCCGGATTACCGGCTAACCTCAAGCACCGGACAGGACCCGCAGATGCACGCCGTTTATCCTTCGGGCGAGTTGCCCGCCCGAGTGCGCGAACTGCTGCATGCCTTACGCAAAGCTGGGGAAGGTGCCCCCGATCGAAAGGATTAA
- a CDS encoding GGDEF domain-containing protein: protein MSVEPMVVPAHLRFLSPLALFGLSLALSLAGILARPIESLSLFWPVNAVLAGVLLRYPRLASPVGLALVWVAMVAADLVCGSAWGPALWFNLCNLAVIVTVWWLLSRPPRAHRRMRTPHGVLSVFGACAAGAVMAASLACVMATPWFEQSLRATWLAWFSEQFSTGVLVLPILLTAPSARALLRSGAKPIRLAPLLLLLASLGLSIAFGGPGAIAFPIAALLWCAWTYSPFMVSLLTLTAGSTLIVAVAQSLMHFSVPQSEPGVTTLMSARLGIAMLVLGPLVVACVSQANRSLLARLAHQATIDHLTGLLSRSAFSHRANTLLDSRQQHSQWLPLTLMMLDIDHFKSINDSHGHAVGDQALRLVARTLQDQLNADALLARLGGEEFVVVLPGLAPQQAIFTAERLRRAVQDLQLAQGNARLQVTVSIGLAGCTPEQPAPTLDELLARADQALYRAKAQGRNRVEQEQVQRQVI from the coding sequence TTGTCGGTCGAGCCTATGGTTGTTCCAGCACACTTGCGCTTTCTGTCGCCCCTGGCCCTGTTCGGGCTCTCCCTCGCCCTAAGCCTGGCAGGCATTCTGGCTCGACCGATCGAATCGTTGTCGCTGTTCTGGCCGGTCAATGCAGTACTGGCTGGCGTGCTTTTGCGCTACCCACGCCTGGCCAGCCCTGTGGGCTTAGCTTTGGTATGGGTAGCGATGGTCGCGGCGGACCTTGTGTGCGGCAGTGCCTGGGGGCCAGCGCTGTGGTTCAACCTGTGCAACCTTGCAGTGATAGTAACCGTCTGGTGGTTGCTATCGCGCCCGCCACGCGCACATCGGCGAATGCGCACGCCCCATGGGGTGCTCAGTGTGTTCGGCGCCTGTGCGGCTGGCGCGGTGATGGCCGCCAGCCTTGCCTGTGTGATGGCTACGCCATGGTTTGAGCAATCACTACGAGCCACTTGGCTTGCCTGGTTCAGCGAACAGTTCTCGACTGGCGTTCTGGTGCTGCCGATCCTGCTCACCGCGCCCTCGGCCCGAGCCTTGTTACGCAGCGGCGCCAAACCAATCCGCCTTGCTCCACTGTTATTGCTGCTGGCCTCGCTGGGATTGAGTATCGCGTTCGGCGGGCCAGGCGCCATCGCTTTTCCGATTGCCGCATTGCTCTGGTGTGCCTGGACCTACTCGCCCTTCATGGTGTCGTTGCTGACACTCACCGCAGGCAGCACACTGATCGTGGCCGTGGCGCAGAGCCTCATGCACTTCAGCGTGCCGCAAAGCGAGCCAGGGGTAACCACCTTGATGTCGGCTCGCCTGGGCATTGCCATGCTGGTCCTAGGGCCGCTGGTGGTGGCCTGCGTCAGCCAGGCCAACCGCAGCTTGCTGGCGCGCCTGGCACATCAGGCGACAATCGATCACCTCACCGGCCTGCTCAGCCGCAGCGCGTTCAGCCACCGCGCCAATACCTTGCTCGACAGCCGCCAGCAGCATTCCCAATGGCTGCCGTTGACCTTGATGATGCTCGACATCGATCACTTCAAGTCGATCAACGACAGTCACGGCCACGCCGTGGGTGACCAAGCGCTACGCCTGGTCGCGCGCACGCTGCAGGATCAGCTGAACGCTGATGCACTGCTGGCCCGCCTGGGGGGCGAAGAATTCGTGGTGGTGCTGCCTGGGCTGGCGCCGCAGCAGGCCATATTCACCGCCGAACGCTTACGCCGGGCGGTGCAGGACCTGCAGCTGGCCCAAGGCAATGCCCGCTTGCAGGTCACCGTCAGCATCGGCCTTGCAGGCTGCACCCCAGAGCAACCGGCGCCCACCCTGGACGAGTTGCTGGCCCGTGCCGACCAGGCGCTCTATCGTGCCAAGGCGCAGGGCCGCAACCGTGTCGAGCAGGAACAGGTGCAGCGCCAGGTGATCTGA
- a CDS encoding histidine phosphatase family protein, which translates to MGNLYLIRHGQASFGADDYDVLSPVGVRQSQALGEHLGQVGLRLDRCIAGSLRRQQDTARHAVQALSTFGGPVPNIETDPAFNEFDADGVIRALLPGLLIEEPHAGEVLRNAAQHRSEFQRLFALMVQRWHAGDHSDGELETWQAFIGRVEGGLQRVLSTAGSGDNIAVFTSGGTIAALLHLITRITPSQAFALNWQIINTSLSQLKFRGRDVALASFNSQAHVLLLRAPELITYR; encoded by the coding sequence GTGGGCAATCTTTACCTGATCCGACACGGCCAGGCTTCCTTCGGTGCAGATGACTACGACGTCCTCTCGCCTGTGGGCGTGCGCCAGAGCCAGGCACTGGGTGAACACCTCGGCCAAGTCGGGTTGCGTCTGGATCGTTGCATTGCCGGTAGCCTGCGGCGCCAGCAGGACACCGCGCGGCATGCGGTGCAGGCGCTGAGCACCTTCGGCGGCCCAGTCCCAAACATTGAGACCGACCCGGCCTTCAATGAGTTCGACGCCGACGGCGTGATTCGTGCCCTGCTGCCAGGCCTGCTAATTGAAGAGCCACACGCCGGTGAAGTACTGCGTAATGCTGCGCAGCACCGCAGCGAGTTCCAGCGCCTATTCGCGCTCATGGTCCAGCGTTGGCACGCTGGTGATCACAGCGATGGCGAGCTGGAGACCTGGCAGGCCTTCATCGGCCGGGTCGAAGGCGGCTTGCAGCGGGTGCTAAGCACCGCAGGCAGCGGCGACAACATTGCCGTCTTCACCTCCGGTGGCACCATCGCCGCTCTGCTACACCTGATAACCCGGATCACTCCCAGCCAGGCCTTTGCGCTGAACTGGCAGATCATCAACACGTCACTGAGCCAGCTGAAGTTCCGCGGCCGTGACGTGGCACTGGCTTCCTTCAACAGCCAAGCACATGTGCTGCTGTTGAGGGCGCCGGAGCTCATCACCTACCGTTGA
- the sohB gene encoding protease SohB has product MEFLAEYASFLAKTATLVIAILVVLSAVAGLRGKGRRKAGGQLQVTRLNEFYKELRERLESGLLDKAQLKALRKQQAKAEKKQHKGKGQEKGRVFVLDFDGDIKASATESLRNEITALLTLATPHDEVVLRLESGGGLVHSYGLAASQLARIRQAGIPLTVCIDKVAASGGYMMACIGEKIVSAPFAVLGSIGVVAQLPNVNRLLKKHDIDFEVLTAGEYKRTLTVFGENTEKGREKFQEDLDVTHQLFKDFVARYRPQLHIDEVATGEVWLGVAALNRKLVDELQTSDEYLSDRARTANLFHLHYAERKSLQERIGMAASGSIENALVGLWSKLSRLR; this is encoded by the coding sequence GTGGAGTTTCTTGCTGAATACGCAAGCTTCCTCGCCAAAACCGCCACGCTGGTGATCGCTATCCTGGTGGTGCTCTCTGCTGTCGCTGGTTTGCGCGGCAAGGGGCGGCGCAAGGCGGGTGGGCAGCTACAGGTCACCCGCCTAAACGAATTCTACAAAGAGCTGCGCGAGCGCCTGGAAAGCGGCTTGCTAGACAAAGCGCAGCTTAAGGCGCTGCGCAAACAGCAGGCCAAGGCGGAAAAAAAGCAGCACAAAGGCAAAGGCCAAGAGAAGGGCCGAGTGTTCGTGCTCGACTTCGATGGCGACATCAAGGCTTCGGCCACCGAAAGCCTGCGTAACGAGATCACCGCACTGCTTACTCTGGCCACTCCGCATGATGAAGTGGTGCTGCGCCTCGAAAGTGGGGGCGGCCTGGTTCACAGTTACGGCTTGGCAGCCTCGCAGCTGGCGCGCATCCGTCAAGCCGGCATTCCGCTCACGGTGTGCATCGACAAAGTCGCGGCCAGCGGTGGATACATGATGGCTTGCATTGGCGAGAAGATCGTCAGTGCCCCCTTCGCCGTGTTGGGTTCGATCGGCGTGGTGGCGCAGTTGCCCAATGTCAACCGCCTGCTGAAGAAGCACGACATCGATTTCGAAGTGCTGACAGCTGGCGAGTACAAGCGCACCCTCACTGTGTTTGGCGAGAACACCGAGAAGGGCCGGGAGAAGTTCCAGGAAGACCTCGACGTCACTCACCAGCTGTTCAAGGATTTCGTAGCCCGCTATCGTCCGCAGCTGCATATCGACGAAGTGGCGACGGGGGAGGTCTGGCTGGGTGTTGCTGCACTCAATCGCAAGCTGGTCGATGAGTTGCAGACCAGTGACGAGTACCTCAGTGACCGCGCTCGCACGGCCAATCTGTTCCACCTGCATTACGCCGAGCGCAAGAGCTTGCAAGAGCGAATAGGCATGGCTGCCAGCGGCAGCATCGAGAACGCTTTGGTGGGGCTGTGGAGCAAACTCAGCCGCTTGCGCTAA
- a CDS encoding SLC13 family permease: MNQELLWVLGLLAIVVTLFIINRPRMDVVALLVILALPLTGILTIEQALAGFSDPNVVLIAALFVIGEGLVRTGIAYRIGEWMSERAGNSEARLLVLLMISVAGLGSVMSSTGVVAIFIPVVLSIAARLKISPGRLMMPLSFAGLISGMLSLVATPPNVVVHSELIRHGAAGFSFFSFTPFGLVVLLLGIAYMLLTRHWLNGEVRKDGRVESRRTLLDLVLDYKLNGRERRLRIRPHSPLIGHTLGELELRTRHGANVIGIERQHKFTTRVIAADSATVLQQGDVLLLDLFANHDNLRSLCQTMQLEPLHFKAAYFIDQSQELGMAEVSLPPGSQLIGKTILGLTFRSRYGLNVVGLRREQAAIEAQLVEEKLRMGDTLLVVGPWKAVRQLQGQPKDFLVLSLPAEIDQVAPARARAPYALLSLAVMVGLMVSGVVPNVIAALIGCLLMGAGRCIDMTSAYRAIHWQSLVLIVGMLPFAQALQKTGGIDLAVSALVHLLGGAGPLAILACLFLVTAVIGLFISNTATAVLMAPVAISTATQLGMSPYPFAMTVALAASAAFMTPVSSPVNTLVLGPGQYRFGDFVKIGVPFTLLVMLVTVIMVPWFFGL, translated from the coding sequence ATGAACCAGGAACTGCTCTGGGTCCTCGGCCTGCTGGCCATTGTCGTAACGCTCTTCATCATCAACCGCCCTCGCATGGACGTCGTTGCCCTGTTGGTGATCCTCGCCCTCCCCTTGACGGGCATCCTCACCATCGAGCAGGCCCTGGCAGGCTTCAGCGACCCCAATGTGGTACTCATTGCCGCGCTTTTCGTGATAGGCGAAGGGTTGGTGCGCACTGGCATCGCCTACCGCATTGGCGAGTGGATGAGCGAGCGGGCCGGTAACAGCGAGGCCCGCCTCTTGGTCCTGTTGATGATCTCGGTGGCTGGGCTGGGCTCGGTGATGAGCTCGACCGGTGTGGTGGCGATCTTCATCCCGGTGGTTCTGAGTATCGCCGCGCGCCTGAAGATTTCCCCTGGTCGATTGATGATGCCGCTGAGCTTTGCCGGGCTGATCAGCGGGATGCTCAGCCTCGTCGCCACACCGCCGAACGTTGTGGTGCATAGCGAGTTGATACGCCATGGCGCAGCGGGGTTCAGCTTCTTCAGTTTCACGCCGTTCGGGCTGGTAGTGTTGCTGCTGGGAATTGCCTACATGCTACTGACCCGCCACTGGCTTAATGGCGAAGTGCGCAAGGACGGTCGGGTGGAGAGCCGCCGTACGTTGCTCGACCTGGTACTCGACTACAAACTCAATGGCCGCGAACGACGCCTGCGTATCCGCCCACACTCACCCCTGATCGGCCACACGCTCGGGGAACTGGAGTTGCGAACACGCCACGGCGCCAATGTGATCGGCATCGAACGCCAACACAAGTTCACCACCCGGGTGATCGCCGCCGACTCGGCCACGGTGTTGCAACAGGGCGATGTGCTGCTACTGGACCTGTTCGCCAACCACGACAATCTGCGCAGCCTGTGCCAGACCATGCAGTTGGAGCCACTGCATTTCAAAGCGGCTTACTTCATAGATCAATCCCAAGAGCTGGGCATGGCCGAAGTGTCGCTGCCCCCAGGCTCGCAATTGATCGGCAAGACAATCCTGGGGCTAACCTTTCGCAGCCGCTACGGCCTCAACGTGGTGGGCCTGCGCCGCGAACAAGCGGCGATCGAAGCGCAGTTGGTGGAAGAGAAGTTGCGCATGGGCGACACGCTGCTGGTGGTCGGACCATGGAAGGCCGTGCGCCAGTTACAAGGCCAGCCCAAGGACTTTCTGGTGTTGAGCCTGCCCGCCGAAATCGACCAGGTGGCACCAGCCCGCGCCCGAGCACCTTACGCCCTGCTGAGCCTGGCTGTGATGGTCGGGCTCATGGTCAGCGGCGTCGTACCCAATGTCATTGCCGCGTTGATCGGCTGTTTGCTGATGGGCGCCGGGCGATGCATCGACATGACCAGTGCCTACCGCGCCATTCATTGGCAGAGCCTGGTGCTGATCGTTGGCATGCTGCCATTTGCACAGGCGCTTCAAAAAACGGGCGGCATCGACTTGGCGGTCAGTGCGCTAGTCCACCTGCTAGGCGGGGCCGGGCCGCTGGCGATTTTGGCCTGCCTTTTCTTGGTGACGGCGGTCATCGGCCTGTTCATTTCCAATACCGCCACCGCCGTGCTGATGGCGCCGGTTGCGATCAGCACGGCCACGCAACTGGGCATGTCACCTTATCCGTTCGCGATGACCGTGGCCCTGGCGGCATCGGCAGCGTTCATGACCCCCGTGTCATCGCCGGTCAACACCTTGGTGCTTGGGCCTGGCCAGTATCGCTTTGGCGACTTCGTGAAAATCGGCGTACCCTTCACGCTGTTGGTGATGCTGGTGACGGTGATCATGGTGCCCTGGTTTTTCGGCCTTTAG